One stretch of Juglans microcarpa x Juglans regia isolate MS1-56 chromosome 3D, Jm3101_v1.0, whole genome shotgun sequence DNA includes these proteins:
- the LOC121255609 gene encoding NAC domain-containing protein 83, which translates to MEKLNFVKNGVLRLPPGFRFHPTDEELVVQYLKRKVLSCPLPASIIPEVDVCKYDPWDLPGDLEQERYFFSTREAKYPNGNRSNRATGAGYWKATGIDKQIVTSRGNQVVGMKKTLVFYRGKPPRGSRTDWIMHEYRFVNAETTAANAPQKKNSTESLAVPMDNWVLCRIFLKKRSSKNDDENVQFGNDKAARKLGVTGPVFYDFMTKDKTDLNLAPASSSSGSSGVTEVSSNESDHDHEESSSCNSLPFFRRKP; encoded by the exons ATGGAGAAGCTCAACTTTGTTAAGAATGGTGTGCTGAGACTGCCTCCTGGATTTCGTTTCCATCCCACAGATGAAGAGCTTGTTGTTCAATACTTGAAGCGCAAGGTTTTGTCCTGCCCCTTGCCTGCCTCCATCATCCCTGAAGTTGATGTCTGCAAGTATGACCCTTGGGATTTGCCAG GTGATTTGGAGCAAGAGAGGTACTTCTTCAGCACTAGGGAAGCCAAGTATCCCAATGGGAACCGATCCAACAGAGCCACCGGCGCCGGTTACTGGAAGGCCACTGGAATCGACAAGCAAATTGTAACTTCAAGGGGCAACCAAGTTGTGGGGATGAAGAAAACTCTGGTTTTTTATAGAGGAAAGCCTCCACGTGGCTCTAGAACTGATTGGATCATGCATGAATACCGCTTTGTTAATGCTGAAACCACAGCCGCCAATGCCCCACAAAAGAAGAACTCAACCGAG AGCCTTGCGGTTCCAATGGACAATTGGGTTCTGTGCCGcatatttttgaagaaaagaagCTCTAAAAACGATGACGAAAACGTACAATTCGGGAACGACAAAGCTGCCCGGAAACTCGGGGTTACCGGGCCTGTTTTCTATGACTTCATGACAAAGGACAAGACGGACTTGAATCTTGCCCCTGCTTCATCCTCTTCTGGCTCAAGCGGAGTCACAGAGGTCTCGTCCAATGAGTCGGATCATGATCACGAAGAAAGCAGTAGTTGCAATAGTCTTcctttttttagaagaaaaccaTAA
- the LOC121256338 gene encoding delta(3,5)-Delta(2,4)-dienoyl-CoA isomerase, peroxisomal-like yields the protein MEQFKTLEMVRKTPNSQVFYLYLNRPSRGNALSVDSFSEFPRALAALNRNPDVNVVVLSGAGKHFCAGIDLTALASITSLSGDRGRSGEKLRRDIKFLQDSITAIERCRKPVIAAVHGACIGAGIDIVTACDIRYCTEDVFFSVKEVDLAITADLGTLQRLPAIVGYGNAMELSLSGRRFSGPEAKELGLVSKTFCSKDEMDKEVGLLAEGIASKSPLAVTGTKAVLLRSRELSLDQGLDYVATWNSAMLVSDDLKEAVSAQTQKRKPVFAKL from the exons ATGGAGCAATTTAAAACCCTAGAAATGGTCCGGAAGACTCCAAACTCACAAGTCTTCTATCTCTACCTAAACCGCCCATCCCGTGGAAATGCTCTCTCCGTTGACTCCTTCTCCGAGTTCCCCAGAGCCCTGGCCGCCCTCAATCGGAACCCAGACGTCAACGTCGTCGTCCTATCGGGCGCCGGCAAACACTTCTGCGCCGGTATCGACCTCACAGCCCTGGCTTCCATCACCTCCCTATCAGGGGATCGCGGCCGTTCTGGAGAGAAGCTTCGGCGAGATATCAAATTCCTACAGGACTCTATCACCGCGATCGAGCGGTGCCGGAAGCCGGTTATCGCTGCTGTCCACGGGGCGTGTATCGGCGCTGGCATTGACATCGTGACCGCCTGCGACATAAGATATTGCACGGAGGACGTGTTCTTCTCGGTGAAGGAGGTGGACTTGGCAATTACCGCCGACCTTGGAACGCTTCAGAGATTGCCCGCTATCGTCGGGTACGGTAACGCAATGGAGTTATCACTGTCGGGTCGGAGGTTCTCGGGTCCCGAGGCAAAGGAGTTGGGCCTGGTATCTAAAACATTTTGCTCCAAGGATGAAATGGACAAAGAAGTCGGACTTTTAGCCGAGG GAATTGCTTCCAAGTCTCCCCTAGCTGTCACAGGGACAAAAGCAGTGCTACTTAGAAGCAGGGAGCTGAGTTTGGATCAAGGGTTGGATTATGTTGCCACTTGGAACTCTGCTATGCTGGTGTCCGACGATCTGAAGGAGGCAGTCTCCGCACAGACTCAAAAAAGAAAGCCTGTTTTCGCCAAGCTCTGA